ACGAGTCTCGAGATCTCTCCCTGCGGTCGAGATGACATTCCGGGCGGGCTCGAGGTCCTCCCTGCGGTCGGGATGACATTCCGGCTGGCTCGAGGTCGTCCCTGCGCTCGAGATGACATTCCGGCGGGCTGGAGGTCCTCCCTGCGGTCGGGATGATTCCGGGGGACGCCGTTCCGGGGATGTCGGGACCGGATGCCGCTCCGGGGGGATGACGCCAGACGGGCGGGACGACACCAGGCAGGCGCCCCGGTGGAAGCGGGAGAGGCGTTCGCGGCGGAGGCGGCCCTGCGGGCGGCGGCGCCGGGACGCTCGAAACGGGTGGTTCACCCGCTTCGCGCGCGGCGACGCGTTCGGCATCAGGCGGCGTGGGTTCCGCGCCTGCGGCGCGGCCCTCATCCGCCTTTCGGGCACCTCCTCCCGCAGGCGGGAGAAGGGGGCGGCGCCCTTGCAAACGCCCCCGGGCGCCACCACGGTACAATGCGCGTTGCCATCGAAAAGGGCGCCTCTCGCGCCCTTTTTCATTGCCGGCGCGCCTTTCCGGCGCCGCCCGGCCCCGTCACAGGATCCCGGTACATCCATGCTCAATCGCTTGCTCACCAGCGTCTTCGGCAGCCGCAACGACCGCCTCGTCAAGCAGCTCGGCGGCATCGTCAAGAAGATCAACGCCCTCGAGCCTGAGATGCAGGCATTGTCCGACGCCGAGCTGCAGGCCAAGACCCCCGAGTTCAGGCAGCGCGTCGCCGACGGCGAAGCGCTCGACAAGCTCCTCCCCGAGGCCTTCGCCGTGTGCCGCGAGGCCAGCGTCCGGGTGCTCGGCCTGCGCCACTACGACGTGCAGCTGGTCGGCGGCATGGTGCTGCACATGGGCAAGATCGCCGAGATGCGCACCGGCGAGGGCAAGACCCTGGTCGCGACCCTGCCGTGCTACCTCAACGCGATGGAAGGCAAGGGCGTCCACGTCGTCACCGTCAACGACTACCTCGCCCGCCGCGACGCCGCGCAGATGGGCAAGCTCTACAACTGGCTGGGCCTGAGCGTCGGCGTGGTCTATCCCGGCATGCCGCACTCGGACAAGCACGGCGCGTACGGCGCCGACATCACCTACGGCACCAACAACGAGTTCGGCTTCGACTACCTGCGCGACAACATGGCGATGTCGAAGCGCGACCGCTTCCAGCGCGGCCTGAACTACGCGATCGTCGACGAGGTCGACTCGATCCTGATCGACGAGGCGCGCACGCCGCTGATCATCTCCGGCCCGGCGGACGATTCGCCCGAGCTGTACATCAAGGTCAACCGGATCGTGCCTTCGCTGACCCGGCAGCTCGTCGAGGACGGGGTCGGCGACTACTGGGTCGACGAGAAGGGCAAGCAGGTGCACCTGTCCGAGGCCGGCCAGGAACACGCCGAGGAACTGCTGCACCGCGCCGGCATCCTCGAGGCCGGCGACGACCTCTACGCGCCGCACAACATCCACGTGGTCCACCACCTCAACGCCGCGATGCGCGCGCACGCGATCTACCAGCGCGACGTGGACTACATCGTGCGCGACGGCGAGGTGGTGATCGTCGACGAATTCACCGGCCGCACCCTGGTCGGCCGGCGCTGGTCCGACGGCCTGCACCAGGCGGTGGAGGCCAAGGAAGGCGTGCCGGTGCAGCGCGAGAACCAGACGCTGGCCAGCATCACCTTCCAGAACCTGTTCCGCATGTACGGCAAGCTCTCGGGCATGACCGGCACCGCCGATACCGAGGCCTTCGAGTTCAACAGCATCTACGGCCTGGAAGTGGTGGTGATCCCCACCCACCGGCCGATGATCCGCATCGACCATCCCGACGCGGTGTTCCTCAACAAGACAGGCAAGTACCGCGCGGTCGCGGCCGAGATCAAGGACTGCCACGGGCGCGGCCAGCCGGTGCTGGTCGGCACCACCTCGATCGAGGTCTCGGAACTGCTGTCGAAGTTCCTGACCGAGGACAACATCCCGCACGAGGTGCTCAACGCCAAGCAGCACGAACGCGAAGCGCAGATCGTCGCCAACGCCGGCCGGCCCGGGGCGGTCACCATCGCCACCAACATGGCCGGCCGCGGCACCGACATCGTGCTCGGCGGTTCGCTCGACACCGAACTCGCCGCGCTGGGCGAAGAGGCGGGCGAGGCGGAGAAGGCGCGCGTGCGCGAGGAATGGCAGAAGCGCCACGATGCCGTGGTCGCCGCCGGCGGCCTGCACATCGTCGGCACCGAACGCCACGAATCGCGCCGCATCGACAACCAGCTGCGCGGCCGTTCGGGACGCCAGGGCGACCCGGGATCGAGCCGCTTCTACCTCTCGCTCGAAGACAACCTGATGCGCATCTTCGCCGCCGACTGGGTGCAGCGGGTGATGGCGCGGATGGGCCTGAAGGAAGACGACATCATCGAGTCGCCGCTGGTGTCCAAGCAGATCGCCAACGCGCAGCGCAAGGTCGAGGCCCACAACTTCGACATCCGCAAGAACCTGCTCGACTTCGACGACGTCAACAACGACCAGCGCAAGGTCATCTACGGCCAGCGCGACGAGCTGCTCGAGGCCGAGAGCGTGCAGGAGAACATCGACGGCATCCGCGGCGACGTGGTGGCCGAGGTGGTCGAACGCTTCGTGCCGCCGGAATCGATCGACGACCAGTGGGACCTGCCCGGCCTGGAGTCCACGCTGGACCAGGAATTCGGCCTGCAGCTGCCGCTGGTGCAACTGGCCCGGGACAGCAGGGAGCTCGATGCCGAAGGCATCCAGAACCATGTGCGCGAGGCGCTGGAGCGGGTGTTCACCGAGAAGGAGGCGCAGGTCGGTCACGAGACCATGCGCGCGCTCGAGAAGCACATCATGCTCAACGTGCTCGACGACAACTGGAAGCAGCACCTCGGCCGGATGGACTACCTGCGCCAGGGCATCCACCTGCGCGGCTACGCGCAGAAGCAGCCCAAGCAGGAGTACAAGAAGGAAGCGTTCGCGCTGTTCAGCGAGATGCTCGACAAGGTCAAGCGCGAGGTGGTGACCCTGCTGGCGCGCGTGCGCGTTCGCAGCGAGGAGGAGGTCGCGGCGATCGAGGCGCAGGAGCGCGCGCAGGTCGAGGCGAGGCTGCGCCAGGCGCAGTTCCAGCACGCCGATGCCGGCGGCTACAGCGCCGACGAGGAAGCC
This sequence is a window from Luteimonas viscosa. Protein-coding genes within it:
- the secA gene encoding preprotein translocase subunit SecA, with the protein product MLNRLLTSVFGSRNDRLVKQLGGIVKKINALEPEMQALSDAELQAKTPEFRQRVADGEALDKLLPEAFAVCREASVRVLGLRHYDVQLVGGMVLHMGKIAEMRTGEGKTLVATLPCYLNAMEGKGVHVVTVNDYLARRDAAQMGKLYNWLGLSVGVVYPGMPHSDKHGAYGADITYGTNNEFGFDYLRDNMAMSKRDRFQRGLNYAIVDEVDSILIDEARTPLIISGPADDSPELYIKVNRIVPSLTRQLVEDGVGDYWVDEKGKQVHLSEAGQEHAEELLHRAGILEAGDDLYAPHNIHVVHHLNAAMRAHAIYQRDVDYIVRDGEVVIVDEFTGRTLVGRRWSDGLHQAVEAKEGVPVQRENQTLASITFQNLFRMYGKLSGMTGTADTEAFEFNSIYGLEVVVIPTHRPMIRIDHPDAVFLNKTGKYRAVAAEIKDCHGRGQPVLVGTTSIEVSELLSKFLTEDNIPHEVLNAKQHEREAQIVANAGRPGAVTIATNMAGRGTDIVLGGSLDTELAALGEEAGEAEKARVREEWQKRHDAVVAAGGLHIVGTERHESRRIDNQLRGRSGRQGDPGSSRFYLSLEDNLMRIFAADWVQRVMARMGLKEDDIIESPLVSKQIANAQRKVEAHNFDIRKNLLDFDDVNNDQRKVIYGQRDELLEAESVQENIDGIRGDVVAEVVERFVPPESIDDQWDLPGLESTLDQEFGLQLPLVQLARDSRELDAEGIQNHVREALERVFTEKEAQVGHETMRALEKHIMLNVLDDNWKQHLGRMDYLRQGIHLRGYAQKQPKQEYKKEAFALFSEMLDKVKREVVTLLARVRVRSEEEVAAIEAQERAQVEARLRQAQFQHADAGGYSADEEAAQPDFQQGSQAPIVRDGAKIGRNDPCPCGSGKKYKHCHGQLA